The Saccharomyces mikatae IFO 1815 strain IFO1815 genome assembly, chromosome: 13 genome has a segment encoding these proteins:
- the BUL1 gene encoding ubiquitin-ubiquitin ligase BUL1 (similar to Saccharomyces cerevisiae BUL2 (YML111W) and BUL1 (YMR275C); ancestral locus Anc_8.834) — translation MVKDLNEPGFLPKRRPLLRPQRSDSMANNPASVNVNASTRGRGRQKQESGKDSSRSPSLHSPKSWIRSASTTGILGLRRPELAHSHSQAPPSAAPVGSNRSPLRRSTANATPVETGRSWTDGDINNVVDVLPSFEMYNALHRHIPQGNVDPDRHDFPPSYQEANSTVTSAVGSSTVGSSTDLSHQPLSTNALGATLGATRSSSTSNLENLIPLRTEHHSIAVQQSTVVDEDLVEVPPILDDLNDADNIFIDKLYTLPKMSTPIEITIKTTKHAPIPHEKPEEESILKEYTSGDLIHGFITIENKSQVSLKFEMFYVTLESYISIIDKAKGKRTIKRFLRMVDLSASWSYSKIALGSGVDFIPADVDYDGSVFGLNNSRVLEPGVKYKKFFIFKLPLQLLDVTCKQEHFSHCLLPPSFGIDKYRNNCKYSGIKVNSVLGCGHLGTKGSPILTNDMSDDNLSINYTIDARIVGKDQKTSKLHIMKEREYNLRVIPFGFDANVVGERTTMNQLNDFTKLVQERLEALKKIFQRLEKKEPITDRDIHGADLSGTIDDFIESDSQEILQRKLDQLHIKNRDDYLVNYNDLKLGHDINSTRTGSSSYNTNRAWGSFVESELNYKLKNKSNTSSFLNFSHFLNSSSSSTSISSSASKNNHDLTSNKERTGLILVRAKIPKQGLPYWSPSLLRKTNVFESKSKHDQENWVRLSELIPDDVKTPLEKIDLQLTCIESDNSLPHDPPEIQSITTELICITAKSDNSIPIKLNSELLMNKEKLTGIKALYDEFHSRICEYETKFNRSFLQLNELYNMNRGDRRPKELKFTDFVTSQLFNDIESICNLKVGVHNLSSIFKKQVNTLKQHPKHTPSEDSISHAVNGNSSLPNSASLTPVTSSSRSSLFLPSGNSSTSLKFTDQIVHKWVRIAPLQYKRDINVNLEFSKDIKETLIPSFESCLCCRFYCVRVMIKFDNHLGVAKIDIPVSVRQVTT, via the coding sequence ATGGtcaaagatttgaatgaGCCCGGTTTTCTACCGAAGAGGAGGCCTTTGCTGCGTCCTCAACGGTCTGATTCCATGGCCAATAATCCGGCATCTGTGAATGTTAATGCAAGCACAAGGGGTCGTGGTAGACAAAAACAAGAGTCTGGTAAGGACAGTTCGAGGTCACCATCGTTACACTCTCCAAAATCATGGATAAGAAGCGCGTCTACAACGGGAATTCTTGGACTGCGGCGTCCAGAGCTAGCACATTCTCATTCGCAGGCTCCTCCGTCTGCTGCACCTGTTGGAAGTAACCGATCTCCTTTGAGAAGATCTACCGCGAATGCAACTCCCGTCGAAACTGGTAGATCGTGGACAGATGGCGATATTAACAACGTTGTGGACGTTCTGCCCTCCTTTGAGATGTACAACGCCCTGCACAGACACATCCCGCAGGGGAATGTCGATCCAGATAGGCACGATTTCCCACCTTCATATCAGGAGGCCAATTCAACTGTAACTAGTGCTGTAGGCTCGAGCACCGTAGGCTCGAGCACTGATCTCTCACATCAACCATTGTCTACGAACGCATTGGGTGCCACATTGGGTGCCACACGTTCTTCGTCAACATCtaatttagaaaatttaATTCCACTACGAACTGAACACCATAGTATTGCGGTACAACAATCAACTGTCGTTGATGAGGATTTGGTGGAGGTTCCTCCGATActtgatgatttgaatGACGCAGAcaatattttcattgatAAATTGTACACTTTACCAAAAATGTCCACGCCCATCGAAATTACAATAAAGACCACGAAGCATGCACCAATACCACACGAGAAgccagaagaagaatccaTTCTTAAAGAGTATACGTCGGGTGATTTAATTCATGGTTTTATTACTATTGAGAATAAGTCTCAAGTGAGCCTGAAGTTTGAAATGTTCTATGTTACTCTGGAATCTTATATTTCCATAATTGATAAGGCCAAAGGCAAAAGAACAATCAAACGGTTTTTACGAATGGTAGATTTAAGTGCCTCTTGGTCCTACTCGAAAATTGCGCTGGGGTCCGGTGTGGACTTTATTCCTGCAGATGTTGACTACGATGGTTCCGTCTTTGGGTTAAATAATAGCCGGGTTTTGGAACCCGGAGTCAAatacaagaaattttttatcttcaagTTGCCATTGCAACTACTAGATGTTACCTGTAAGCAGGAGCATTTCTCTCATTGCTTGTTGCCTCCCAGTTTTGGTATAGACAAGTATAGAAATAATTGCAAGTACTCCGGGATCAAAGTTAACAGCGTCCTTGGGTGTGGTCATTTAGGCACAAAGGGCTCGCCCATTTTGACCAATGATATGTCTGACGATAATCTCTCAATCAACTACACTATTGATGCTAGGATTGTTGGAAAGGACCAAAAAACTTCCAAATTGCACATTATGAAGGAGCGTGAATATAATTTAAGAGTCATTCCTTTTGGTTTCGACGCCAATGTCGTCGGGGAAAGAACCACTATGAATCAACTGAATGATTTCACCAAATTAGTACAGGAAAGATTGGAAGCccttaaaaaaattttccaaaggTTAGAGAAAAAGGAACCTATAACGGATCGCGATATCCACGGTGCAGACCTAAGTGGCACtattgatgatttcatAGAATCTGATtctcaagaaattttacaGAGGAAACTGGATCAACTACATATCAAGAATAGGGATGATTATTTGGTCAATTACAACGATTTGAAGTTGGGTCATGATATAAACAGCACTCGCACTGGAAGTAGTAGCTATAATACTAATAGAGCATGGGgttcttttgttgaaagTGAGTTGAACTATAAACTGAAAAACAAATCCAACACCTCGTCATTCCTGAACTTCTCTCACTTTTTAAACAGTAGTTCCAGTTCAACGtccatttcttcaagtGCTTCAAAGAACAATCACGACCTGACAAGTAATAAAGAAAGGACTGGTTTAATACTAGTAAGGGCTAAGATTCCAAAACAGGGCTTACCATATTGGTCTCCTTCATTATTGAGAAAGACAAATGTTTTCGAATCTAAGAGCAAACAcgatcaagaaaattggGTGAGATTGTCTGAGTTAATTCCTGATGACGTGAAAACCCCActggaaaaaattgatttaCAATTAACCTGTATTGAATCCGATAATAGTTTACCTCATGATCCACCAGAGATTCAATCAATTACCACAGAACTAATATGTATAACAGCTAAATCTGATAATTCTATCCCAATAAAACTCAATTCCGAATTGTTGatgaataaagaaaagctaACGGGTATCAAAGCATTGTACGATGAGTTCCATTCAAGAATTTGTGAATATGAAACTAAGTTCAACAgaagttttcttcagttAAATGAGTTATACAATATGAATAGGGGAGACCGTAGGCCGAAGGAGCTGAAATTTACTGATTTTGTTACGTCGCAACTGTTTAACGATATTGAAAGTATTTGTAATTTGAAAGTTGGTGTTCACAATTTATCAAGCATATTTAAAAAACAAGTAAATACTTTAAAGCAACATCCAAAGCACACACCGTCTGAGGATTCAATATCGCACGCAGTTAACGGTAATTCATCGCTACCCAATTCAGCATCATTGACGCCGGTAACTTCCTCATCCAGGAGTAGTTTATTTCTACCAAGCGGTAACTCATCCACTTCTCTGAAGTTTACGGACCAAATTGTCCATAAATGGGTTAGAATCGCGCCTTTGCAGTACAAAAGAGACATTAATGTGAATTTGGAATTTAGTAAAGATATTAAGGAAACTTTAATTCCAAGTTTCGAAAGTTGTCTGTGTTGTAGGTTCTATTGCGTTCGAGTAATGATCAAATTTGATAATCATCTTGGAGTAGCAAAAATTGATATCCCTGTTTCTGTTCGGCAAGTGACAACATAA
- the DSK2 gene encoding ubiquitin domain-containing protein DSK2 (similar to Saccharomyces cerevisiae DSK2 (YMR276W); ancestral locus Anc_8.837), which translates to MSLNIHIKSGQDKWEVSVAPESTVSQFKEAISKANGVPVANQRLIYSGKILKDDQTVESYHIQDGHSVHLVKSQPKPQPGAAAGTNNATATGAAAGTVATPNMSSGQSAGFNPLADLTSARYAGYLNMPSADMFGPDGGALNNDSNNQDELLRMMENPIFQSQMNEMLSNPQMLDFMIQSNPQLQAMGPQARQMLQSPMFRQMLTNPDMIRQSMQFARMMDPNAGTGSTGGAASAFPAPGGDAPEESANTNTNTNTASSPNAGSNASSSTAANPFASLLNPALNPFASAGNATGTGMPAFDPALLASMFQPQQASAQASQPEDTRPPEERYEHQLRQLNDMGFFDFDRNVAALRRSGGSVQGALDSLLNGDV; encoded by the coding sequence ATGTCGTTGAACATACATATCAAGTCTGGACAAGACAAGTGGGAGGTAAGCGTGGCACCTGAAAGCACAGTGTCACAATTCAAGGAGGCGATAAGCAAAGCAAACGGTGTTCCGGTGGCAAATCAGAGATTGATATACTCGGGTAAGATTTTGAAGGATGACCAAACCGTGGAGTCATACCACATCCAGGACGGACACAGCGTCCATCTGGTCAAGTCGCAGCCCAAACCACAGCCCGGCGCTGCCGCTGGCACGAATAACGCCACCGCCACCGGTGCAGCTGCAGGTACTGTTGCCACCCCAAACATGTCATCAGGTCAAAGTGCAGGGTTCAACCCATTGGCTGATTTGACGAGTGCCAGATATGCTGGTTACTTGAATATGCCCTCTGCAGACATGTTTGGCCCGGACGGTGGTGCCTTGAACAACGACTCGAATAATCAAGATGAGCTCTTGAGGATGATGGAAAACCCTATTTTTCAATCACAGATGAACGAAATGTTGAGTAACCCACAAATGTTGGACTTTATGATTCAGTCCAACCCGCAACTGCAGGCCATGGGCCCACAGGCCAGGCAAATGCTACAGAGCCCCATGTTCAGACAGATGCTCACCAATCCAGATATGATCAGACAAAGCATGCAATTCGCAAGAATGATGGATCCTAACGCCGGTACTGGTTCCACCGGCGGGGCTGCCTCCGCATTCCCTGCTCCCGGTGGCGATGCTCCAGAGGAAAGCGCCAACACCAACACCAACACCAACACTGCTTCCTCCCCCAACGCAGGGTCCAATGCAAGTTCTAGCACTGCTGCAAACCCTTTTGCATCTTTGCTGAACCCTGCTTTAAACCCCTTCGCCAGCGCAGGAAACGCTACAGGCACAGGGATGCCCGCTTTTGACCCTGCCCTACTAGCGTCCATGTTTCAACCGCAACAAGCCTCCGCACAAGCTTCCCAACCAGAGGACACTAGACCACCAGAGGAGCGCTACGAACACCAACTAAGACAACTTAACGACATGGGCTTCTTCGATTTCGACAGAAACGTTGCAGCCCTCAGAAGAAGCGGCGGTTCCGTTCAAGGCGCTCTTGATTCACTACTAAACGGCGATGTTTAA